The Paenibacillus yonginensis genome segment TGAAGACGTCCAAATGACTGACATTTCCTCTACAACAGCGCTGATCGCTCTGCAAGGGCCTTTAGCCGAACAAATTTTGACCGAAGCCGGCATTGCGGCGGCTGCCGGGTTGTCCTCTTTTACATTTGCCGCTGAGGTTGAACTGTTTGGCGCCAAAGCGATTCTCTCCCGCACCGGTTATACCGGAGAAGACGGTTTTGAAATTTATGCGCCGGCCGAACAAGCCCCGGCCATCTGGAAAGGGCTGCTGGCGGCGGGAGCGCCACAGGGTCTTGTACCTGCTGGACTGGGCGCCCGCGATACGCTGCGCTTCGAAGCCAAGCTGCCTCTGTACGGACAGGAGCTGTCCGCTACGATTTCGCCGCTGGAAGCCGGCGTAGGTTTTTTCGTGAAATGGGACAAAGGCGATTTTATCGGGCGCAGCGCTTTGGAAGCGCAAAAGGCCGCCGGGCTGCCGCGCAAGCTGGTCGGCATCGAGATGATCGACCGCGGGATTCCGCGTTCCCACTATCCGGTTTATGGAGACGGCGTGAAGATCGGGGAAGTCACCACAGGTACCCAATCGCCTTCTTTGAAACGCAATTTGGGGCTCGCGCTGGTGGACAGCGGGTACGCCGCCATCGGCACCGTCGTCGAAGTCGAGATTCGCGGCAGAAAGCTGAAAGCCGAAGTCGTGAAAGCTCCATTTTACAAAAAAAACCGCAAAGCCTGCCAAAGGAGCTGAATAATCCATGAAACACCGTTATCTGCCGATTACTGAAGACAACAAAAAAGAAATGCTGGCCACGATCGGCGTAGAATCCGTGGAAGATCTGTTCGCCGACATTCCTGCCAGCATTCGCTTCAATGGCGAGCTGCCGGTATCCTCCCGTCTGGATGAATACGCCCTGACCCGCCATATGGGCGCGCTGGCCGGCAAAAACGCCGACAGCGACCGTTACGTCAGTTTCCTTGGCGCAGGCATTTACGATCATCACGTACCTTCCGTCATTAATCACGTCGTTTCCCGTTCGGAATTTTATACGGCTTATACGCCTTACCAGCCGGAGATCAGCCAAGGCGAGCTGCAGGCTATTTTTGAATTCCAGTCTTACATTTGCGAATTGACCGGCATGGCTGTTGCCAATGCCAGTATGTACGACGGGGCAACCGCGCTCGCGGAAGCTGCGAACCTTGCAGCGGGCGCGACCCGCCGCAAGAGGATTGTCGTCTCCCGTGCCGTCCATCCGGAAGCGCGCGGTGTCCTTGACACTTACGCTCACGGCCTCAATCTGGAAGTCGTCGAAGTCGGCACCTTGGGCGGCGTAACCGATGCCGAAGCGCTGGCCCAGGCGGTAACGCCGGATACGGCGGCCGTCATCGTGCAGAGCCCGAACTTCTTCGGGGCTGTGGAAGACGTGCAGGCGTTTGGCGAGCTGGCCCATGCCAGCAAAGCGCTGCTGATCGTCAGCACCAACCCGCTGGCGCTCGGACTGATCGAAGCGCCGGGCCGACAAGGCGCCGATATCGTGATCGGGGACGCTCAGCCGCTTGGCATTTCCGGCTCCTACGGCGGCCCAACATGCGGATTTTTTGCCGTATCCGAAGCGCATATGCGCCGGATGCCGGGCCGGATCGTCGGCCAGACGACCGACCGGAACGGCAAACGTGGTTTCGTGCTGACGCTGCAAGCGCGCGAGCAGCACATCCGCCGCGAGAAAGCAACATCCAACATCTGCTCCAACCAGGCGCTGCTGGCGCTGTGCGCTTCCGTTTATCTGTCGCTCGTGGGCAGACAGGGGCTTAAGGAGGTTTCCCACCTCAACCTGCAAAAAAGCCATTATGCCAAACAAAAACTGGCTGCCATAAAGGGGGTATCCATCCCCTTCCCTTCGCCGACCTTTAATGAATTCGTCATCCAGCTGCCGGAAGGTACAGACATGGCCGCTTTGCAAAGCAAACTGCTGGCCGAAGGTTATATTGGCGGTTATGACCTCGGCAAAACGTATCCGGAACTCGCAGGCCATATGCTGATTGCTGTTACGGAACGCCGCAGCAAAGAAGAAATCGACCGGTTTTCGGTTATTTTGGAGGGATCCCTATGAGCGTAAGCACCAAAGACTTGAAAGATAAAGCGCTGATCTTTGAACTGAGCACCCCGGGCCGTGTTGCTTATTCCCTGCCGGAAATCGACGTACCGGTCCAGCCTGTGGAAGAGCTGATTCCGGCGCAATTCCTGCGCAAGGAAGAAGCCGCTTTGCCTGAGGTTTACGAAGTGGACGTGATTCGCCACTATACGGAATTGTCCCGGCGCAACTTCGGGGTAGACAATGGTTTCTATCCGCTGGGCTCCTGCACGATGAAATACAATCCGAAAATCAACGAAGACGTGGCCCGTTACGCCGGCTTTGCCAAAATCCACCCTTACCAGCCGGAAGAAAGCGTACAGGGCGCGCTTGAGCTGATGCACACGCTGCAAAACGACCTGGCCGGACTGACCGGCATGGACGCGGTTACGCTGCAGCCTGCGGCCGGCGCCCATGGCGAATGGACCGGGCTGATGATGATCCGCGCTTACCATGAGGAACGCGGCGAGCACAACCGCGTCAAGGTGATCGTGCCGGACTCCTCGCACGGCACCAACCCGGCCAGCGCTTCCGTTGCCGGCTTCCAGACCGTCACGATTCCTTCCAAAGCAAACGGCCTGGTGGATCTGGATGCCCTGCGGGGAGCAGTTGGCGAAGATACGGCCGCTTTGATGCTGACGAATCCGAACACGCTTGGCTTGTTCGAAGAGCAGATCGTGGAAATCGCCGAAATCGTGCATGAAGCGGGCGGCCTGGTCTATTATGACGGCGCCAACTCCAACGCCATTATGGGCATCACCCGCCCTGGCGACATGGGCTTTGACGTTGTGCACTTGAACCTGCACAAAACGATGAGCACCCCTCACGGCGGCGGAGGCCCCGGCGCGGGTCCGGTCGGCGTGAAAAACATCCTGCTCCCTTACCTGCCAGGACCTATTGTCGTGAAAAACGAAGACGGCTCTTTCGCTTTCAGCGAAAAGCAGGACCGCTCGATTGGCCGCGTAAAAGCCTATTACGGCAACTTCGGCATTCTCGTCCGTGCTTACGCCTACATCCGTACTTACGGCCCGGAAGGTCTGCGCACCGTATCCGAACATGCCGTGCTGAACGCTAACTATATGCGGGCCAGATTGGCGCCTTATTTCGAAATGCCGTATGACCGGATCTGCAAACACGAATTCGTCATGTCCGGCAGCGGTCTTAAGCCATACGGCATCCATACGCTTGACGTTGCCAAACGACTGCTCGATTTCGGTTATCATCCGCCTACCATCTACTTCCCGCTGAATGTAGAAGAATGCATCATGATCGAGCCGACGGAAACCGAAAGCAAAGAAACGCTTGACGATTTCATCGACACGATGATCCAAATCGCCCAGGAGGCGAAAGAAAATCCCGAGCTGCTGCTGAATGCGCCTTATACCACGCCGGTAACCCGGCTGGACGAAACCGGCGCAGCCCGCAAGCCGGTTCTGAACTGCGCCTGCAGTTAAGGAAAATCAAACAGCCCCCGCCTGGCCAGGTTATGCCTGAGCCAAACGGGGGCTGTTCTTTTTTTAAAGCCAAGAAAAGCTAAGTTTGCTCCGTGGGCGCCTTCCGCCCGCTGTAATACTTGTAAAACAGCCGGAACAGCGGCGGTACGGCCAGGAAGATAAAGAAGGTCCGGAACAGCTGGTACCCGGCCACCACCGAAAGCTCAGCGTTAATTTCGTGGGCCATGATGCTCATTTGGTCCATGCCGCCAGGCGCCATGCTGAGCAGCGACGTTGCCAGCGAAAGCGACTCCGTCCATTTCAGGATCAAAGCAAATACAAAAGCTCCAACAATCAGCAGTACGCCGCTCAGCAGGGCGCAGCCAAAGACTTTGATCTTGTTCTGCAGCGCACCCGGTTTCAGCATCAGGCCAACGTTGGCGCCGATCACCAGCTGGGCGGCATTCACCAGCTCGGTTGGCAAAGTGGGTCCGGATTGCCAAATGGCCTGAAAAACGGCTGTCGCAATCGCCGGTCCCAGCAGGAAGGCCGTCGGGAATTTGATCCGGTTCGCAAGCAGTCCAAATACCGCTGCTACAGCTAAGAAAACCAGCAGCTGCCAGGTTATGCCAGGAGCATAGGACACCGCTTCCGAGGCGGCTTGAGCCGCTTCGGCCTGCCCGCTCGCCGAATGCTGATAACCGAACAGTGGACTGAAAATGAATAGCGGCACCAAAATAATAATCATCATCAGCCGAATAACCTGATAAAAGGTGACTATTGTGATGTCGGCCCCTTTGGTTTCTTCAGCCAGCATAATGACCTGGGTCAATCCCCCGGGGATGCTCCCCATGAGCAGGGTAATAAAATCGATGCCCGACAGCTTGGAGATAATAAACGCAAATCCCATGCACATGAGCAGCAGCAAAATGGTCATCGCCGCCATCGATGGAAGCTGGTGAGACATCGACTTCAAAGCGGTCCCGGTCATGGACAGGCCAATGGTATAACCTACGAGGACCATGCCGCCATTCCGGGTTTTATTGGACCAGGCATATTTATTTTTAAATAACAGCGATCCAATCAGCACAAAAATCATCGGCCCAAGCAGCCAAGGAATCGGCAGACCGGCCCATTGAAACAAAAATCCTCCCAGAAGCGCCGTAACCAAGGTCAGCAGCTGGCCTGGCAGCCTCCAGGATTGGAATCGGGTTGTATTCACGTCTAAACTCCTTTTCGACAAGCAGCATAACTACTCAACGACTTATTTATAATCCAGCGTTACAGCTTCCGTTTGCCCCTTCAGATGTTGAGGTTCCACCATCAGCACCTGCTCATGACGGGAAGAACCGATTAATTTTAGAAAAACATCTGCTTTTTCAAAAAAGAACCTGCCGGCCAGTCCAAGCGCTTTCTTCCGGTAATGCATCGGAATGGCGATAGAGGGCTTAAGCTGCTGAGCGACTTTATAAGCGCCTTGACCGTCCAGCGTCATTTTGCCTCCAACCGGCACCATCAGCACATCAACCTGCCCAATCGCCTCCGCCTGCTCATCGCTCAGCTGATGCCCCAGATCGCCGCAATGCGCAACCCGCATACCATCGATCTCAAACACAAACACGATGTTGTCGCCCCGTTTCGCCCCGCCCACGTTATCGTGAAAAGTTTTGATTCCTTTGATGCGGATTCCATCGATCTCATAAGACTTGGCTTCGTTAACCAGGATGTATTCACCATCTACAATTTGAACCTGATTATGATCCCGGTGGTTATGTGTAACCGCCACTATATCCGCTGTCAGACGCGGCATTTTGTAGCCCAGCATTTTGCCTAACGGATCAATGAGCACCTTCGTCCCTGCCTCGCTTGTGATCAAGAAACTCGACTGCCCATACCACCTTATCTTCATTCTTTTCTTCTCCTCCTCGTTCAAATGATTCTCTTTAAAAAGCGTTCCGCATAAATTGTGCGCGAAATTGCACATTTAACTCCTTATCCGGCCCGCCGCTTTACTCTTCAAGCAAATCCGCCACCGTGTAGGTCCCGAGCGTCTTCTCTACTACTGTGTTAATATCATTCAGGATTCGGCCAAAGACGTTCTGAATCTTGCTGCCTTCCGCTGCATCCTGCAGGGTGTCGAGCATCCCCTGCCATTCGGCTTCATCATCCCGGACAGCTTCAAAGACCTCGGAAAGCGGAATTTGTTCCGGACTGCGAAACAGCTTGTAGCCTCCCATCCGTCCCTGCCTGACCTCCAGCAGCTTGCTTTCAGCCAGCTGGGCCATCACTTTCCGCAGCGCTGTCGGTTCACAACCAAGCACCTCGGCGATTTCTGAGCTGGTCATAAAGCGGTTCTCTTTCGCAAGCAATCTGAGCGCCTGCAGGCCAAACCCAAGCCGTTTTACCTGCGCCATGCCTTTAACTCCTTTTAACTAAATTAATATGTGCAAATTATAGCACAATTAAAAAGAGCAATCAATGCCCTTAAAAAGGACAACCCCCGGAACAAGCTGCATTCCGAAGGATGTTAGCAAAAATAGTATAGTTAGAAACGGTAGTTTAGAAAGGAATGTTAGAATAATTGTTTACTAACAAAAGTGGACCGGGTCACATCAAGCAGACTCTTCTTCACTAGGTCCGATAGAGTAATGTCGTTCGGGCAACCGTTTCGACCGTTGTGAAGCTGCAGCAGCCTTACGAATGAAATAGAGAGGCATTAGGCCCATAACAACCATGGCCCCCAGAAACAGATTTAATTGTAGTTCTATATGAGGAGTATCAGAACGGTAAATCGCATAAAGCAGCGCTACACTGGAGATTCGTCCAACACTGAGCGCTGCCTCCCTCCATACAACCAGCTCGATTCGGATTGTTCCGTTTCGGTCAAATCGGCCGATTGCATTAAAGGCTGTAGTATTAAAAGGAGCATCAAAAAAAGGCCGGCGGGCTGCGCTGACAACTGCGTATAAGACAAGGCTCCAGGTAGTCAGCAGTGCGATACCTGTCATGGACAAGCTGATCAGCACAGCGCCAAATACCATAAACCTCCAGCGCAAATGCTCTTTCCCGAAATGACCGACAAGGTAGAACCCGCCAACCGAGAGCAGTGTAGTCAGAAACGCATATTGACCCGTTGAGCTTTCGCTGCCCGTAGCGATATAAACCCACAGCCAGATTGCTACCGAAAGCACGCCGTCCCGGAAAGCCACACCAACAAAAGCGAAGGTAAGCGAGCGCCACTCCTTATGCCTCAAAGTTTGATTTAAACTGCTCCAGTCAAAGCCCCCCTCAGGCCGGTCTTTCGGCAGAAGCAGCGCGGTCAGCAGTGAAACCAGGAAACATACAAAGCTAAGCATAAATACGGTGGTATAACCGGCCATCTGCGGCATAGCTCCAACTACGATTCCCGCCACAAGCGGCCCTATCATGCCGGAAACCGCTCCCGCAATTCCATTGACTCCGTTGAACCAGTCGCGGTTCTCAGGGCTGGTCACATCCACGCTGAGCACATTCACCGACATCCAGTAGAAACCCTGCCCGATTCCATTCAGAATCCCTAAAGCTGTCAGCCATTTGGACGACTCGGTACCTAAGCCCAATACACTGATGTAAAATAGGACCTGTACTGCGCTTCCGATCCATAATGCTTTGGTGCGGCTGGCTTTTTTGCTGAGCCATCCTGCCGCTGCAAACGCCGGTAACCAGGCCAAATAAGTAATCAGATTAAAGAGCAGCGTTTGAGACATATCCTGTGTTAATTTATACCAATATACATTAATAAATATACTGGATAAGCTGGTACCGAGTGCATTGCAGGCATTCACCGCCAGCAGGAGCCTGGCTGAACGGGGAAGAGTGCGGCGGTGATGCTGATGCCCGGATTCGGCTCCTCTAACATTCACGTTAGGAAGATGCCCCTTGTCGTTCAAGATAGATCGGGTTAGTGAGGCAGCTCATAACCTCGATATTGTGCTCCGGCAGGAATCGGCGGGCTTCCAATCGGTAAAACAAACGGTCACCGGGTAAATTCAACACGATGTCCTGTTTGTGCTCCACGTTCCATTCCTGCTCCAGCCCCCGGTCCGACCACAACCCAATACGATCCTGCACAGCTCCGCGTATTTGAATTTCAAAGGTTACCTCTTCGCCTTCAACAGCGGTAACCGTTCCCCCGACCCGGGTTTGTCCCGCTCTAAAATCCATAAACGTTTCGTTGGCCTCCATAGATATTACTACCGCGCCTCTTCGAATCCCTTCTATAATAGCTCCTGCCGTTTCCGATCCTGCCAGGACATAAGCGGTTGGTGTCCCGTG includes the following:
- the gcvPB gene encoding aminomethyl-transferring glycine dehydrogenase subunit GcvPB; the encoded protein is MSVSTKDLKDKALIFELSTPGRVAYSLPEIDVPVQPVEELIPAQFLRKEEAALPEVYEVDVIRHYTELSRRNFGVDNGFYPLGSCTMKYNPKINEDVARYAGFAKIHPYQPEESVQGALELMHTLQNDLAGLTGMDAVTLQPAAGAHGEWTGLMMIRAYHEERGEHNRVKVIVPDSSHGTNPASASVAGFQTVTIPSKANGLVDLDALRGAVGEDTAALMLTNPNTLGLFEEQIVEIAEIVHEAGGLVYYDGANSNAIMGITRPGDMGFDVVHLNLHKTMSTPHGGGGPGAGPVGVKNILLPYLPGPIVVKNEDGSFAFSEKQDRSIGRVKAYYGNFGILVRAYAYIRTYGPEGLRTVSEHAVLNANYMRARLAPYFEMPYDRICKHEFVMSGSGLKPYGIHTLDVAKRLLDFGYHPPTIYFPLNVEECIMIEPTETESKETLDDFIDTMIQIAQEAKENPELLLNAPYTTPVTRLDETGAARKPVLNCACS
- a CDS encoding AbrB family transcriptional regulator, with amino-acid sequence MNTTRFQSWRLPGQLLTLVTALLGGFLFQWAGLPIPWLLGPMIFVLIGSLLFKNKYAWSNKTRNGGMVLVGYTIGLSMTGTALKSMSHQLPSMAAMTILLLLMCMGFAFIISKLSGIDFITLLMGSIPGGLTQVIMLAEETKGADITIVTFYQVIRLMMIIILVPLFIFSPLFGYQHSASGQAEAAQAASEAVSYAPGITWQLLVFLAVAAVFGLLANRIKFPTAFLLGPAIATAVFQAIWQSGPTLPTELVNAAQLVIGANVGLMLKPGALQNKIKVFGCALLSGVLLIVGAFVFALILKWTESLSLATSLLSMAPGGMDQMSIMAHEINAELSVVAGYQLFRTFFIFLAVPPLFRLFYKYYSGRKAPTEQT
- a CDS encoding Rrf2 family transcriptional regulator — encoded protein: MAQVKRLGFGLQALRLLAKENRFMTSSEIAEVLGCEPTALRKVMAQLAESKLLEVRQGRMGGYKLFRSPEQIPLSEVFEAVRDDEAEWQGMLDTLQDAAEGSKIQNVFGRILNDINTVVEKTLGTYTVADLLEE
- the gcvT gene encoding glycine cleavage system aminomethyltransferase GcvT, whose product is MSELLRTPLFPCYADYPGARCIDFGGWELPVQFEGIQKEHDAVRHQAGLFDVSHMGEFLVEGEGSLPFLQNMLTNDVSALQPGAAQYTLMCYPTGGVVDDLLVYCLSENHYMLVVNASNIRKDWEWLRDHQPEDVQMTDISSTTALIALQGPLAEQILTEAGIAAAAGLSSFTFAAEVELFGAKAILSRTGYTGEDGFEIYAPAEQAPAIWKGLLAAGAPQGLVPAGLGARDTLRFEAKLPLYGQELSATISPLEAGVGFFVKWDKGDFIGRSALEAQKAAGLPRKLVGIEMIDRGIPRSHYPVYGDGVKIGEVTTGTQSPSLKRNLGLALVDSGYAAIGTVVEVEIRGRKLKAEVVKAPFYKKNRKACQRS
- a CDS encoding MBL fold metallo-hydrolase, whose translation is MKIRWYGQSSFLITSEAGTKVLIDPLGKMLGYKMPRLTADIVAVTHNHRDHNQVQIVDGEYILVNEAKSYEIDGIRIKGIKTFHDNVGGAKRGDNIVFVFEIDGMRVAHCGDLGHQLSDEQAEAIGQVDVLMVPVGGKMTLDGQGAYKVAQQLKPSIAIPMHYRKKALGLAGRFFFEKADVFLKLIGSSRHEQVLMVEPQHLKGQTEAVTLDYK
- the gcvPA gene encoding aminomethyl-transferring glycine dehydrogenase subunit GcvPA; translated protein: MKHRYLPITEDNKKEMLATIGVESVEDLFADIPASIRFNGELPVSSRLDEYALTRHMGALAGKNADSDRYVSFLGAGIYDHHVPSVINHVVSRSEFYTAYTPYQPEISQGELQAIFEFQSYICELTGMAVANASMYDGATALAEAANLAAGATRRKRIVVSRAVHPEARGVLDTYAHGLNLEVVEVGTLGGVTDAEALAQAVTPDTAAVIVQSPNFFGAVEDVQAFGELAHASKALLIVSTNPLALGLIEAPGRQGADIVIGDAQPLGISGSYGGPTCGFFAVSEAHMRRMPGRIVGQTTDRNGKRGFVLTLQAREQHIRREKATSNICSNQALLALCASVYLSLVGRQGLKEVSHLNLQKSHYAKQKLAAIKGVSIPFPSPTFNEFVIQLPEGTDMAALQSKLLAEGYIGGYDLGKTYPELAGHMLIAVTERRSKEEIDRFSVILEGSL
- a CDS encoding MFS transporter, which gives rise to MNVRGAESGHQHHRRTLPRSARLLLAVNACNALGTSLSSIFINVYWYKLTQDMSQTLLFNLITYLAWLPAFAAAGWLSKKASRTKALWIGSAVQVLFYISVLGLGTESSKWLTALGILNGIGQGFYWMSVNVLSVDVTSPENRDWFNGVNGIAGAVSGMIGPLVAGIVVGAMPQMAGYTTVFMLSFVCFLVSLLTALLLPKDRPEGGFDWSSLNQTLRHKEWRSLTFAFVGVAFRDGVLSVAIWLWVYIATGSESSTGQYAFLTTLLSVGGFYLVGHFGKEHLRWRFMVFGAVLISLSMTGIALLTTWSLVLYAVVSAARRPFFDAPFNTTAFNAIGRFDRNGTIRIELVVWREAALSVGRISSVALLYAIYRSDTPHIELQLNLFLGAMVVMGLMPLYFIRKAAAASQRSKRLPERHYSIGPSEEESA